AAGTGGTCACGCAGCACCACTGCGGAGTTGAAGCCCACCTGGCTGGCGATCCGCTCGACCGGATCGTCGGTGGACTCCAGCAGCTCCCGCGCAGCCAGCACCCGCTGTTGGGTGAGCCATTGATGCGGCGTGGTGCCGGTCTCGGCCAGGAACCGACGGGCGAAGCTGCGTTCGCTCAGGTTGGCTCGGCCGGCCAGGCTGGCCACGGTGTGTGGCTGTTCCAGGTTCGTCCGCACCCAGTCCAGGAGTTCGGCCAGGCCCTCGCTGGCGCACTCCGGCACCGGGGCTGGCAGGAACTGCTGCTGACCGCCGTCGCGCTGCGGCGGCACCACCATCCGGCGGGCGATCTTGTTGGCCATGGCAGCGCCGTACTCGCGCCGAACCAGGTGCAGGCAGGCGTCGACCCCGGAGGCGGTGCCGGCGCTGGTGATGATCTGGCCGGTGTCCACGAACAGCACGCGGGGATCCACCCGGGCCGAAGGGTGCCGGCGCTGCAGCGCCTCGGTGTACATCCAGTGGGTGGTGCAGTCACGTCCATCGAGCAGGCCGGCCTCGCCGAGCAGGAAGGCCGCCGAGCAGATGCTGAGGATGGTGCTGCCGGCCGCGTAGGCGGCTTGGACGGTCTCGATCACCTCTGCCGGATACGGTCCGTGGTCCGGAGTGGCCGGGACCAGGACGACCAGGTCGGCGCCGGCCACGGCGTCCAGCCCGTGCGAAGGGATGATGCTCAGCGGGGTGGACGCCTTGGCGCGCAACGGACGTCCGGGGTGCTGCCCGCAGATCCGCAGCTCGAAGCCCGCTACCCCCTCCTCCTGGCGATCGATGCCGAATACCTCGACGACGACGCCGAACTCGAAGACCGCCACCGGCTCGGTGACGATCATGGCGATGGTCTTCAGGGGCACTCCCTCAGCGTACTGGCAGAAATCTTGTGGTCAATGGCATTGCCGCCACTGGTGGCGGTAATCGATCGACGAAAGGATTACTGCCATGACGCAGCTCCTGGTCTTCCTCGTCCTTGTCGGTGCATTGGTCGCGGCCCTACAGCCGGCCCACCACCGCGGGTGGCGACCCGGTGTGGAGACTAGGAATGATCGCGACCGGGACCGGCTGCTCGCTGAACTCATCCTCCTCGAGTCCAGCGAGCAGCCCACTTCCTCAGAGTCGACGCCCACCCCGGTAGCTCCCGAGGTGACCCGGGTGCGCGGCCGGGAGGGCCGGGCCGCCGCGCTCAGGCCAGCGGCAGACGCACGGTGAACCGGGTGTAGCCGGGCCGGCTGTCGAGGCCGACCTGCCCGCCCTGGGCGCCGACCACGGCGGCCACGATGGCCAGGCCCAGGCCGGTGGATGAACCGCCGGTCTGCCGTGCCCGACTGACATCGGCCCTGGTGAACCGTTCGAAGACCGAGTCCTGGATCTCGGGCGGGACGCCCGGGCCGTCGTCGGTCACGGCAACCACCGCCCAGCCGTCCGCCGTGCTCAGGGACGCTTCGACGTGGGTTCCGGGCGGGGTGTGGGTGCGCGCATTGGCCAGCAGGTTGGCGATCACCTGATGGGTGCGATGGGGATCGACATTGGCCAGCACCTCATCGGTGGGCAGGTTCAGTGACCAGTGATGCTCCCGGTCGGCGGCCCGGGCGTCGTCGACGGCATTGAGCACCATCTCGGTCAGATCGGTCGGACGCACGTCCAGGGTGGGCTCGGCGTCCAGTCGGGCCAGCAACAGCAGATCCTCGACCAGGGCCGACATCCGCTCGGACTCCGCCTCGATCCGGGACAGCGCGTGGCTGGCATCGGGTGGAAGGGACTCACTCGATCGCCTGGTCAGCTCCGCGTAGCCGCGGATCGAGGCCAGCGGGTTGCGCAGCTCATGTGAGGCGTCCGCTACGAAACGACGCACCTTGGTCTCGCTGCGATGCCGGGCTGCCAGCGCGTTCTCGACGTTGTCGAGCATCAGGTTCAGAGCAAGTCCGACTTGGCCTACCTCGGTCTCGGGGTCGGCATCGGCAGCGGCTACCCGGACCGGCACCGCACCTTCGCCGCGGGCCAGTGGCAATGCGGAGACCTGGTTGGCGGTGGCCGCCAGTCGGTTCAGCGGACGCAGGCTGGTGGCCACGATCTGCCGGGTGCCCAAGTAGGCCAGCAGGATCGCGCCCAGGGTGAGCAGGCCGGTCATCAGCAGCTGGGTGTACAGCGGGTTGGTCACGTCCCGGTAGGGCAGGGCCACCACCGTCCGTCCCCGATCGAAGTCGCGGACCAGGACCCGGTAGTGGCCGAGTCCGGGGATATCGACGTTCGCCGGCGCCGCACCAAGCTCCAGCTGGAGCAGCCCGGTGGCGATGGCGGCGGTGCGGGTGTCCGGCGCGGTGATCCGGACGGGGAAGCCAGTGATCGCATCGATCCGGATCAGTCCGGAGCCGGCGGGGTCGTCGGTGTTGCTCGGAGAGCTCGCCCCCACTCGCCCGGGACGTGCAGCCGCAGTCTCCAGCCGCTCGTCCAACTGCTGTTGGAGGATCTGGAAGTTGGCCAGTGAGATGAAGACGGCCAGCACCACGGTGACCAGCGCCACCAGCGCGGTGGTCCGCCGGACCAGTCTCCGGCTCAGGCTGCCTCTCACTCGATCGCCGGTTTCAGGACGTAGCCGGCGCCTCGCATTGTGTGGATCATCGGAGACCGACCGGCGTCGATCTTCTTGCGCAGGTAGGAGATGTACAGCTCGACCACGTTCGCCTGGCCGCCGAAGTCGTAGTT
The nucleotide sequence above comes from Propionicimonas paludicola. Encoded proteins:
- a CDS encoding sensor histidine kinase — its product is MRGSLSRRLVRRTTALVALVTVVLAVFISLANFQILQQQLDERLETAAARPGRVGASSPSNTDDPAGSGLIRIDAITGFPVRITAPDTRTAAIATGLLQLELGAAPANVDIPGLGHYRVLVRDFDRGRTVVALPYRDVTNPLYTQLLMTGLLTLGAILLAYLGTRQIVATSLRPLNRLAATANQVSALPLARGEGAVPVRVAAADADPETEVGQVGLALNLMLDNVENALAARHRSETKVRRFVADASHELRNPLASIRGYAELTRRSSESLPPDASHALSRIEAESERMSALVEDLLLLARLDAEPTLDVRPTDLTEMVLNAVDDARAADREHHWSLNLPTDEVLANVDPHRTHQVIANLLANARTHTPPGTHVEASLSTADGWAVVAVTDDGPGVPPEIQDSVFERFTRADVSRARQTGGSSTGLGLAIVAAVVGAQGGQVGLDSRPGYTRFTVRLPLA
- a CDS encoding GlxA family transcriptional regulator, producing MPLKTIAMIVTEPVAVFEFGVVVEVFGIDRQEEGVAGFELRICGQHPGRPLRAKASTPLSIIPSHGLDAVAGADLVVLVPATPDHGPYPAEVIETVQAAYAAGSTILSICSAAFLLGEAGLLDGRDCTTHWMYTEALQRRHPSARVDPRVLFVDTGQIITSAGTASGVDACLHLVRREYGAAMANKIARRMVVPPQRDGGQQQFLPAPVPECASEGLAELLDWVRTNLEQPHTVASLAGRANLSERSFARRFLAETGTTPHQWLTQQRVLAARELLESTDDPVERIASQVGFNSAVVLRDHFRRSVGVAPLAYRRRFC